The window CAATTGTCATTTGTGAACTTACTTATCCATGTTGGCCATCTGTTTGACTGCCTCTATTCCACCAGGAAGAGGCTCCAGGTCTCTGAAGAAGTCCTTGGACTCCCAGATGCTTATGGCTTTCTCCTAAAGATAAAAAGAAGACACGTGGACGTGTTTATTACAGCAAGATAACAAGGAACGATTCGCTTGTTGTCGATAACTCGACATTTCTGTTTCTTCTTTTGAAGATTGCCGCACTCCTCAATAATAAACATGCCGATAACTTATGATTTGGAGCATTACAGGATCTTCCATTTTGGATTATTTAGACCAGTTATATGAATTTGGATCAATTTCCAGCTATGGAAAGAGCTGATTCCTTGACCAAGATGATGTGGAGATTACTTTTCATTCCCTCCATTCAGCTGTCAATTGGCTTTGCTGGAGTTGAAATGGTAAACATTGAAGTTTCACGTGATCGTGTGTTACTTACAGACAGATCACTCCGAAGTCGTCCATACTGTGTGGACACCCAGAAGCCTCTCCTGTCCTCCAAAGTGATGTAAGGGTCGTCCGGGTACCTGGCTCTGTATTTCTTCAAGAACCCTCCCTCGAAGTCAGCCAGGACGCCGTCCATGTCGACCAGCACTCGCAGTTTCTTCCCGGAGGGAGAGTGACGCGCCATGTTGACACAGCTCCCTTGAAATGGGTTCGATAGCAACACCTTTCCTCTTCCCAGTAGACGACTTGTGGTCGACAGGAACATTCTAGTCCACGGGGCAGCACCCTATAACTCTGGAAAAACGACCACTTTGATTCTTCATGCACGCAGCTCGTCTTGCATTCGCCTCCCGTTGACGTTACCAGTCCGCATGACGCTTTTGCGTGTCAGTCGCGCAATTCGGAGGCTATCTGGACGTTAGCCTCGAAGCTAAGTCTACAGCAGCGGACAGGTCGAAGGACTCGACTGTCTCTGGCTGGAGTCTGTTGGGGTCGCCTTTTAACGTCTTAGAAAATGTCTGAAAACTCCCCATAACCTGTCAGGTCGTCAGCCCTGGagaaaatgcctgttttggggcTGGCAGAGGATTGAAACGCAATCGAATTCAGAACTACTATGGGTTAAAGGGTCAATACCGCAGTTATGCTGAACTAGGGACAAACTGTACCTTCTGACGGCTCGAATCAAAGATGTTGGATATCGCAAGATGATTCCTCACTACTAGAGATGTTACGCTCGAGGCTTCCTGCTCCAACTGATTGAAGCAAATTGAACAGAGGCGCGTCAAAATATTCCGTGCACTCCGTCAGACCAAAgctttgtaaaataataataataacaattgctACACTCTTTTTCATACCATTTCATTACGGGTTCTTCCGCTGTAGGTACGTGTGAGTGATGGCCCTTTAAGAATCACTGGCTTCAAAAACCTCGTTGCAATCCGTTCACGTCGTAAAATATCGCGAGAATCGTCTCCCAGTGGCGGCTGTGTGGCCCCAGTCTCAGTACGGACGGAGTTGTTGCTGACGTTTGAATGAAAAACAGTGAAACTTACCTCCACTTTGGACCCGTGCTATAATGGCTTCAGCCTTGGAGCAGTTCGTGAACAATGTGCGGCAGCTTTCCGCTCAAGGTAGGCTTGCTTAACTCATGCGTATGCCAGTTAGCTAGATGCTATATGCCCATTGCTGTGCCGATAGCAAAGTCAGACACTTTTTTGCCTCATCATGTAAACACGTCGCTAAAGACTCCTTGGATGGCATTCATGGTATGAAAAGTATAGCCACAATATGCGCTGGAGTATATACCTGGCGTGAATACCAGAGAACTTTTTTCTCTATTAAAACAAAACGTCAAAATGTTACTTTCTCATTTTGAGCTGGAAAATATTTTCTGGGCACTCTCTTGGGGGAAGTCCCACCTTGCCCTCGCGTCATTGGCTGACGAGTAGAATACCCCCATTTGATTGGTTCTAATACCATGTCAATCGCGTTtgcagtcgttttttttttgcacaggcCTTGACAGCCCATTTGACCGATCGAGTAGTTGATAATTATATCAACAAACTTAATCACAATTTGACGGTTCTAAAACATGCCTGAGAGGCAAGAATTCAACTTGGTCTGTTGCtttttgaaaaccaaaatggtgACTGGTGTTAATCATTCAAAGGCTTTATCCCAACATTCATGATAACAAAAATCCAATCCCTATAATATTTGTTTACATAGTTTATCTCGTAATGAACACACTGAGCTACTATGACATCCATCTTGTCTTGTTGGACGAATAGCTTGGGCAGATAATTTTAAATGACCAGAAGACCAGAGAGTAGAACTGAAGCGTTTTCCTACCATTCACTGTCATTTGTTCCCTTTTCTAGGCCAGATGACTCAGCTATGCGAGTTGATTAACAAGAGTGGGGAGCTGCTGGCCAAGAACCTGTCACACCTGGACACCGTCCTGGGGGCCTTGGACATTCAAGAGC is drawn from Stigmatopora nigra isolate UIUO_SnigA chromosome 18, RoL_Snig_1.1, whole genome shotgun sequence and contains these coding sequences:
- the nt5m gene encoding 5'(3')-deoxyribonucleotidase, mitochondrial, with translation MFLSTTSRLLGRGKVLLSNPFQGSCVNMARHSPSGKKLRVLVDMDGVLADFEGGFLKKYRARYPDDPYITLEDRRGFWVSTQYGRLRSDLSEKAISIWESKDFFRDLEPLPGGIEAVKQMANMDNTDVFICTSPIKYFKHCPYEKYAWVEKHLGHDFLEQVILTRDKTVVSGDILIDDKPDILGAEAQPTWEHVLFTACHNKHLPADPSQRRLLSWSDDWRAILDSKRQ